A genomic segment from Bradyrhizobium sp. CB1015 encodes:
- a CDS encoding ABC transporter permease encodes MTLASVSPPSRDTSIGRLTALRVPPTVALSFAVIAIVIAWSVAPGLFTGHSPVVGVPADKLLSPSTAHWFGTDHLGRDLYTRVVYGTASSVTSALIAVSIAAVAGGLIGLVAGFLGGWVDIVLARLVDVLLAIPNFLLAVIVVTAIGFDTTNAAIATGVSAVAVFARVMRSEVIKTRQAVFVEAAFLMGGSRWHILLRHVLPNASRSVLPLAVLQFGLSILVIASLAFLGYGDPPPASDWGLLISIGKDYLKWPWLVYAPAFVTIATVLSVNRISRWLRKTD; translated from the coding sequence ATGACCCTCGCCTCTGTCTCCCCTCCCTCGCGCGACACGTCGATCGGCCGGCTGACAGCTCTTCGGGTACCGCCGACCGTCGCGCTTTCCTTTGCGGTCATCGCGATTGTGATTGCCTGGTCCGTGGCGCCAGGCTTGTTCACGGGCCATAGCCCGGTCGTCGGCGTCCCCGCTGACAAGCTGCTCAGCCCCAGCACGGCGCACTGGTTCGGCACCGATCACCTCGGCCGAGACCTCTATACCCGCGTCGTCTACGGCACCGCGTCCTCGGTGACGAGCGCGCTCATCGCCGTCAGCATTGCCGCTGTTGCAGGCGGACTCATCGGCCTCGTGGCAGGCTTCCTTGGCGGCTGGGTGGACATCGTGCTCGCCCGCCTGGTGGACGTGCTGCTGGCGATCCCGAACTTCCTGCTGGCGGTCATCGTCGTCACCGCGATTGGTTTCGACACGACGAACGCCGCCATTGCGACCGGCGTCTCGGCAGTGGCCGTGTTCGCGCGGGTGATGCGCTCTGAAGTGATCAAGACACGGCAGGCGGTTTTCGTCGAGGCGGCGTTCCTGATGGGCGGCTCGCGCTGGCACATCCTGTTGCGGCACGTGCTGCCGAACGCGTCGCGGTCGGTGCTCCCGCTCGCGGTCTTGCAATTCGGCCTGTCGATCCTGGTGATCGCGAGCCTTGCCTTCCTCGGCTACGGCGATCCGCCGCCCGCCTCCGATTGGGGCCTGCTGATCTCGATCGGCAAGGACTACCTCAAATGGCCGTGGCTGGTCTACGCGCCCGCCTTCGTGACGATCGCGACCGTCCTCTCCGTGAACAGGATCAGCCGATGGCTGCGCAAGACAGACTGA
- a CDS encoding ABC transporter permease: MRGAYLSYAAKRFAQAVVVVLLAYVFTFVVVSILPGDPITNVLRDPQNGFSEDQIRQIIAAQGLDRPIPVQLWTSLSNFVTGDLGLSMRSSRPVTTLIAEVLPSTLILASAAFAIALLLALTIAYGTQFVPKRFGQGLLRGFPSLFLSVPNFVIGLALIHIFGFQLGLFRVIAPDSFWATFFAAIALGVPVSARITEVLIANLDKETEQEYAAVARSRGLGQARLFARHLLKPSSLPVVTVIALAIGELLGGSLITETVFGRTGIGSLVQRSVSTQDLPVLQAVVSLAAVVFVLVNLIADLVYPLLDPRVRLIGGRRVRPTTADDSATSAAVTP; encoded by the coding sequence ATGAGAGGCGCCTATCTGTCCTATGCCGCCAAGCGTTTCGCCCAGGCCGTCGTCGTCGTTCTGCTGGCTTACGTCTTCACCTTCGTCGTCGTCAGCATCCTGCCCGGCGATCCCATCACCAATGTGCTACGCGACCCGCAGAACGGGTTCAGTGAGGACCAGATCAGGCAGATCATCGCCGCCCAGGGCTTAGATAGGCCGATTCCAGTCCAGCTCTGGACGTCCTTGTCCAACTTCGTGACGGGCGACCTTGGCCTGTCGATGCGGTCCAGCCGGCCGGTGACAACTTTGATCGCCGAGGTTCTGCCTTCAACGTTGATCCTCGCATCAGCGGCGTTCGCCATCGCGCTGCTGCTGGCGCTCACGATAGCCTACGGCACGCAGTTTGTTCCGAAACGTTTCGGTCAGGGCTTGCTGCGCGGTTTCCCGTCGTTGTTCCTGTCAGTGCCGAATTTCGTGATCGGCCTGGCACTGATCCACATCTTCGGTTTCCAGCTCGGGCTGTTTCGGGTGATTGCGCCTGATAGCTTCTGGGCAACTTTCTTCGCCGCGATCGCGCTCGGGGTGCCCGTCTCCGCGCGGATCACCGAGGTGCTGATCGCGAACCTCGACAAGGAGACCGAGCAGGAATACGCCGCCGTTGCGCGCAGCCGTGGACTGGGACAAGCGCGTCTGTTTGCCAGGCATTTGCTCAAACCGTCTTCGCTCCCGGTCGTCACCGTCATTGCACTCGCGATCGGCGAGTTGCTAGGCGGTTCGCTGATCACCGAGACGGTGTTCGGACGCACGGGCATCGGCAGCCTGGTGCAGCGCTCGGTGAGCACGCAGGACCTGCCTGTCCTGCAGGCGGTCGTCTCGCTCGCCGCAGTCGTGTTCGTGCTGGTCAATTTGATCGCCGACCTCGTCTACCCGCTGCTCGATCCCCGCGTAAGGCTGATCGGAGGTCGCAGGGTGCGCCCGACCACCGCTGACGACAGCGCGACTTCCGCGGCGGTGACGCCATGA
- a CDS encoding ABC transporter substrate-binding protein: MIARFSSLSLSRRRLLAATSVVTAVALTAMAGLSPARSAGAPPTGGDITFLIDSLGSTWIPNNSAISSFQGHFWGHVTDKLVYVDADGKVSPWIAERWEQNGDATQFTLHLKKGVTFSDGTPLDAAAVVANLDIWYAGRKNEGINPIGLFPKTYERAEAVDAATVKVFFKAPTLGFIPTLGYHGSILISPKTIAQPAAQQADLSKTSGSGPYVVASWKEGDFVKLVKRKDYNWGPAAVGHTGPAYLNSITYKLVSEPSLRVAAVQSGQADVAYSPSPQELKSLKEAGFTIATPRYLGFVNGLAINTKLEPYNDVKVRQALQAGINRKEIIDTVYTPDWKLATSFIQSNVPGATDHSDLLVYNPGKAEKLLDEAGWIKGANGIRTKDGKQLSLTLHSNPYLATAKSVDELIAQQLGKIGWKVTIRSYDVVTFGEKVRFGGPAVPAYEVTRSFIDAGTVASILTDANNGENWFNLGDSDKKLNELRDKIAGAASLDIRNPLLDELQAYVLEQGYFIPRTQIVQRIYVQSPKLKGEVYNGIAYASYYTATIGE, from the coding sequence ATGATCGCGCGCTTCTCTTCGCTCTCGCTCTCCCGGCGTCGCCTGCTAGCCGCGACCTCCGTAGTGACTGCGGTCGCCCTAACAGCAATGGCGGGACTGTCTCCGGCACGGAGTGCCGGCGCTCCGCCGACCGGCGGCGACATCACCTTCCTGATCGATTCGCTGGGCAGCACGTGGATCCCGAACAACAGTGCCATCTCCAGCTTCCAGGGCCACTTCTGGGGCCATGTGACCGACAAGCTCGTCTATGTCGACGCTGACGGCAAGGTCAGCCCGTGGATCGCCGAGCGCTGGGAGCAGAACGGTGACGCGACCCAGTTCACCCTGCACCTCAAGAAGGGCGTGACCTTCTCCGACGGCACCCCGCTCGACGCAGCGGCTGTCGTCGCCAATCTCGACATCTGGTATGCCGGCCGCAAGAACGAAGGCATCAACCCGATCGGGCTGTTTCCGAAGACTTACGAGCGCGCCGAGGCGGTCGACGCGGCCACGGTGAAGGTCTTCTTCAAGGCACCGACGCTCGGGTTCATCCCGACGCTCGGCTACCATGGCTCGATCCTCATCTCACCAAAGACGATCGCGCAGCCTGCGGCCCAGCAGGCCGACCTCTCCAAGACATCCGGCAGCGGACCGTACGTGGTCGCCTCCTGGAAGGAGGGCGATTTCGTCAAGCTGGTCAAGCGCAAGGACTACAATTGGGGTCCCGCCGCCGTCGGTCACACCGGTCCGGCCTATCTCAATTCGATCACCTACAAGCTTGTATCGGAACCGTCGCTGCGGGTCGCGGCCGTCCAGTCGGGACAGGCCGACGTCGCCTACAGCCCCTCACCGCAGGAATTGAAGTCTCTCAAGGAGGCCGGGTTCACGATCGCGACACCGCGCTATCTCGGCTTCGTCAACGGCCTCGCGATCAACACCAAGCTGGAGCCGTACAATGACGTGAAGGTGCGACAGGCCCTCCAGGCCGGCATCAACCGGAAGGAGATCATCGACACCGTCTATACGCCTGACTGGAAGCTGGCGACGTCCTTCATTCAGAGCAACGTGCCCGGTGCGACCGACCACAGCGACCTCCTGGTCTACAACCCTGGCAAGGCCGAGAAGCTTCTTGACGAAGCTGGCTGGATCAAGGGGGCCAATGGCATCCGCACCAAGGACGGCAAGCAGCTGTCGCTCACGCTTCACTCCAACCCCTACCTCGCGACGGCGAAGTCGGTCGACGAGCTCATCGCCCAGCAACTCGGCAAGATCGGATGGAAGGTCACCATCCGGTCCTACGACGTCGTGACGTTCGGCGAGAAGGTCCGGTTCGGCGGACCAGCTGTGCCGGCCTACGAGGTGACGCGCAGCTTCATCGACGCCGGCACGGTCGCCAGCATCCTCACCGATGCCAACAATGGCGAGAACTGGTTCAATCTCGGCGACAGCGACAAGAAGCTCAACGAGCTGCGCGACAAGATCGCCGGCGCTGCCTCTCTCGACATTCGCAATCCGCTGCTCGACGAGTTGCAGGCTTACGTTCTCGAGCAAGGCTACTTCATCCCGCGCACGCAGATCGTCCAGCGGATCTATGTGCAGTCTCCGAAGCTCAAGGGAGAGGTCTACAACGGCATCGCCTACGCCAGCTATTACACGGCGACAATCGGCGAGTAA
- the dusA gene encoding tRNA dihydrouridine(20/20a) synthase DusA — MMDWTDRHCRVFHRHLTRRGLLYTEMLTTGAIVHGDRERLLGFDAVEHPVALQLGGSDPQELALAARIGEDFGYDEINLNVGCPSDRVKDGRFGACLMAEPGLVARCVDAMKHVVAVPVTVKCRIGIDDQDPEVALDALARAVVAAGCDALIVHARKAWLNGLSPKENRDIPPLDYDRVYRLKRAMPDVPIIINGGVRSIDEAKAHLAHVDGVMLGRAAYQEPWRLLAVDHEIFGGPAPHATMQDALEAMMSYIEEQLAHGTRLHAITRHFVGAFHAVPGARAFRRHLAEQGVKSGAGLDVLREAIMRVGGRAPAEAA, encoded by the coding sequence ATGATGGATTGGACCGACCGGCATTGCCGGGTGTTCCACCGTCACCTGACGCGTCGGGGATTGCTCTATACGGAAATGTTGACGACCGGCGCGATCGTTCATGGCGACCGGGAGCGGCTGCTTGGGTTCGACGCGGTCGAGCACCCCGTGGCGCTTCAGCTCGGCGGATCGGATCCGCAGGAGCTGGCGCTGGCGGCACGGATCGGCGAGGACTTCGGTTACGACGAGATCAATCTCAATGTCGGCTGCCCGTCCGATCGTGTGAAGGACGGCCGTTTCGGCGCCTGCCTCATGGCGGAGCCGGGGCTGGTGGCGAGGTGCGTTGACGCCATGAAGCACGTGGTCGCCGTTCCCGTCACGGTGAAGTGCCGCATCGGGATCGACGATCAGGATCCGGAGGTCGCGCTCGATGCGCTCGCGCGTGCGGTGGTCGCCGCAGGCTGCGATGCGTTGATCGTGCACGCCCGCAAGGCCTGGCTCAACGGCCTGTCGCCGAAGGAGAACCGCGATATCCCGCCGCTCGACTATGATCGCGTCTACCGGCTCAAGCGCGCGATGCCCGATGTGCCCATCATCATCAATGGCGGTGTCCGGAGCATCGACGAGGCAAAGGCGCATCTTGCCCATGTCGACGGCGTGATGCTCGGCCGCGCCGCCTATCAGGAGCCGTGGCGGCTGCTCGCGGTCGATCACGAAATCTTCGGCGGGCCGGCGCCGCACGCGACCATGCAGGACGCGCTCGAGGCGATGATGTCCTACATCGAGGAGCAACTCGCGCACGGCACGCGGCTGCACGCCATCACGCGACATTTCGTCGGCGCATTTCACGCGGTGCCGGGGGCGCGCGCCTTCCGCCGTCACCTGGCCGAGCAGGGTGTGAAGTCGGGTGCAGGTCTCGACGTGCTGCGCGAAGCGATCATGCGTGTCGGGGGCCGTGCACCGGCTGAGGCGGCGTAA
- a CDS encoding TIGR02281 family clan AA aspartic protease: MIRFLLVLIMLAGTAGAVVAYGDPDQIARASHKVSHIFRAQAASPAPAVQIPRGQGGDFTLRAKINGVTAPMVIDTGATSVVLTWETAKAIGLPLEMLEYDVDLETAGGHTKAARLTLDRLAVGKLVEKSVPALVVQRGQMKTNLLGMSFLDRLESWGVRADTLMLTGYPQLQGNHRRARAAVD; this comes from the coding sequence ATGATCCGCTTCCTGCTCGTTCTGATCATGCTCGCCGGCACGGCAGGTGCCGTCGTCGCCTATGGCGATCCCGACCAGATCGCGCGCGCCAGCCACAAGGTCTCGCACATTTTTCGCGCACAAGCCGCCTCCCCGGCGCCGGCCGTGCAGATCCCGCGCGGCCAGGGCGGCGACTTCACGCTGCGCGCGAAGATCAACGGCGTCACTGCGCCGATGGTGATCGATACCGGCGCGACGTCGGTGGTACTGACCTGGGAAACCGCAAAGGCGATCGGGCTGCCGCTCGAGATGCTTGAATATGACGTCGACCTCGAGACCGCGGGCGGCCACACCAAGGCGGCGCGGCTCACGCTCGACCGTCTCGCCGTCGGCAAGCTGGTCGAGAAGTCGGTGCCGGCCCTCGTCGTGCAGCGCGGCCAGATGAAGACCAATCTGCTCGGCATGAGCTTCCTCGACCGCCTGGAAAGCTGGGGCGTGCGCGCCGACACGCTGATGCTGACCGGCTATCCGCAGCTGCAAGGCAACCACCGCCGCGCGCGTGCGGCGGTCGACTAG
- a CDS encoding DUF1289 domain-containing protein, with translation MSKETPCVAVCMIDPKTKLCFGCGRTLPEIARWHAMESADRLAIMALLPQRMTEAGLVPVAGSPRHI, from the coding sequence ATGAGCAAAGAAACGCCGTGCGTCGCCGTCTGCATGATAGATCCCAAGACCAAGCTGTGCTTCGGCTGCGGCCGCACCTTGCCCGAGATCGCGCGCTGGCACGCCATGGAAAGCGCAGACCGGCTCGCGATCATGGCCCTCTTGCCGCAGCGCATGACGGAAGCTGGACTGGTGCCGGTCGCAGGATCGCCAAGACACATCTGA
- a CDS encoding HAMP domain-containing sensor histidine kinase, producing MSNPAEKPEVVQLPAEPVSAPSASSRRAAAQRVREARDKLTSTSGTRPAFDAEMLRQYAQTRLSASYVVMLLVVATGLLFGLWMQPIPAAAWTVGMLCIHSAMIRSCRRFLNEPTSPAATRAWRTRFVVLDLLYGLCWMAILIHPVLDMVTETLMMFLMLLVIAVSSMLAANLPIAALAATAPVAVAMALSFVMTGSLDNYILAALALAAEGYFVLLAHRLHSSTFATLEARAEKDALIGELEQAKAISDEARHRAEAANVAKSRFLAQMSHELRTPLNAILGFSEVMKSEIFGAHAVPVYKEYSADIHNSGVHLLNLINEILDLSRIEAGRYELNEEAVSLVGIVADCHHLMKLRASSRGITIHEVFEQAMPRLWADERAIRQVVLNLLSNSIKFTPQGGEIWLKAGWTASGGQYLSVRDSGSGIPEDEIPVVLASFGQGSNSIKSAEQGAGLGLPIAKNLIDLHGGTFTLKSKLRIGTEVIVTFPPERVMSALAPLSDDSPPLQPESSVLPDEKRRPRHKPIMSAGTGS from the coding sequence ATGAGTAACCCCGCTGAAAAGCCTGAGGTAGTGCAGCTTCCGGCCGAGCCGGTGAGCGCGCCATCGGCGAGCAGCCGAAGGGCTGCGGCACAGCGGGTGCGCGAGGCGCGCGACAAGTTAACGTCGACCAGTGGAACCCGGCCGGCGTTCGACGCGGAGATGCTGCGGCAATACGCCCAGACGCGGCTGTCTGCCTCTTATGTCGTGATGCTGCTGGTGGTGGCCACCGGCCTGCTGTTCGGGCTATGGATGCAGCCGATCCCGGCCGCGGCCTGGACCGTCGGCATGCTCTGCATTCACAGCGCCATGATCCGCAGTTGCCGGCGCTTCCTGAACGAGCCCACCTCGCCCGCGGCGACGCGGGCATGGCGGACGCGCTTTGTCGTGCTCGACCTGCTCTATGGCCTGTGCTGGATGGCGATCCTGATCCATCCCGTGCTCGACATGGTCACGGAAACACTGATGATGTTCCTGATGCTGCTGGTGATCGCAGTATCGAGCATGCTCGCGGCCAACCTGCCGATCGCAGCCCTTGCCGCCACGGCGCCGGTCGCGGTCGCGATGGCACTGAGCTTCGTGATGACCGGCTCGCTGGACAATTACATCCTGGCAGCGCTGGCCCTCGCCGCCGAAGGCTATTTCGTCCTGCTGGCGCATCGCCTGCACTCCTCCACCTTCGCCACGCTGGAAGCGCGCGCGGAGAAGGACGCGCTGATCGGCGAGCTGGAGCAGGCCAAGGCGATCTCAGACGAAGCGCGCCATCGCGCCGAAGCCGCCAACGTCGCCAAGTCGCGCTTCCTGGCGCAGATGAGCCACGAGCTGCGGACGCCGCTGAACGCCATCCTCGGCTTCTCCGAGGTGATGAAGAGCGAGATTTTCGGCGCGCATGCCGTGCCGGTCTACAAGGAATATTCCGCCGACATCCATAATTCCGGCGTGCACCTGCTCAACCTCATCAACGAGATCCTCGATCTGTCGCGGATCGAAGCCGGCCGCTACGAGCTCAACGAGGAAGCGGTGTCCCTGGTCGGCATCGTCGCCGACTGCCATCATCTGATGAAGCTGCGCGCCTCGAGCCGCGGCATCACCATCCACGAAGTGTTCGAGCAGGCCATGCCGCGGCTCTGGGCCGACGAGCGCGCGATCCGCCAGGTCGTGCTCAACCTGCTCTCCAACTCGATCAAGTTCACCCCGCAGGGCGGCGAGATCTGGCTCAAGGCCGGCTGGACCGCCTCCGGCGGACAATATCTCTCGGTGAGGGACTCCGGCTCCGGCATTCCCGAGGACGAGATCCCGGTCGTGCTCGCCTCGTTCGGCCAGGGCTCCAATTCGATCAAGTCGGCTGAACAGGGCGCCGGCCTCGGCCTGCCGATCGCCAAGAACCTGATCGACCTGCACGGCGGCACGTTCACGCTGAAATCGAAGCTGCGCATCGGCACCGAGGTGATCGTCACGTTCCCGCCGGAGCGCGTGATGAGCGCGCTTGCCCCGCTCTCGGACGATTCTCCACCGCTCCAGCCCGAGAGCTCCGTTCTGCCGGACGAGAAACGCCGGCCGCGCCACAAGCCGATCATGAGTGCTGGCACAGGCTCTTAA
- a CDS encoding sodium:proton antiporter — protein MARLLRVALLISLVASPSQALAASLDGASIGPQWALPFAGMLLSIAIFPLAAPHVWEHHQGKIAAMWAALIVLPLAVWYGPLPTIQALIHTALLEYIPFILLLLALFTVAGGIVVRGNLHGSPVLNTLLLAIGTLIASVIGTTGASMVMIRPVLRANDDRRHNAHVVIFFIFLVSNIGGSLSPLGDPPLFLGFLRGVDFFWTTTHLFPQTTFAAWILLVLFFCIDAYLYRKEGRVKPDPTPDNPLRISGGINFALMGVIIAAILLSAKLDLGGFEVLGTHLQLQNLLRDAVMIGVVFASLAVTSKEDHDANGFSWGPMIEVAKLFAGIFITIIPVLAILNAGKSGAFASVVNMVTNADGTPNNAAYFWLSGLLSSFLDNAPTYLVFFELAGGDAKHLMTNGAVTLAAISAGAVFMGANSYIGNAPNFMVYAIARSGGVAMPGFFGYMAWTSVLLLPVFALVTLVFFR, from the coding sequence ATTGCTCGCCTGCTCCGGGTCGCGCTCCTGATCAGCCTGGTCGCATCACCTTCGCAGGCGCTTGCCGCATCGCTCGATGGCGCCAGCATCGGCCCGCAATGGGCGCTTCCATTCGCCGGCATGCTGCTGTCGATCGCGATATTTCCGCTCGCCGCGCCTCATGTCTGGGAGCACCACCAAGGCAAGATCGCAGCGATGTGGGCGGCCCTGATCGTGCTGCCGCTTGCCGTCTGGTACGGCCCGCTTCCAACCATTCAGGCACTCATTCATACCGCGCTGCTCGAATACATCCCATTCATTCTGCTTCTCCTTGCTCTGTTCACCGTGGCCGGCGGAATCGTGGTGCGCGGCAATCTTCACGGCTCCCCGGTTCTGAATACTCTGCTGCTCGCGATAGGCACTCTGATTGCGAGCGTCATCGGCACGACCGGCGCGTCGATGGTCATGATCCGGCCGGTCCTCCGCGCCAATGACGACCGGCGGCACAACGCGCACGTCGTCATCTTCTTCATCTTTCTGGTGTCCAACATTGGCGGCTCGCTCTCACCCCTGGGAGATCCGCCGTTGTTCTTGGGGTTCCTGCGCGGCGTCGACTTCTTCTGGACGACGACGCACCTGTTTCCCCAGACCACGTTCGCCGCCTGGATTCTGCTTGTCCTGTTCTTTTGCATCGATGCTTATCTTTACCGGAAGGAAGGTCGCGTCAAACCGGACCCAACTCCGGACAATCCCTTGCGGATCAGCGGCGGCATCAACTTCGCTCTGATGGGAGTCATCATTGCTGCGATCCTCTTGAGCGCCAAGCTCGACCTCGGCGGATTTGAGGTTCTGGGCACGCATCTCCAGCTGCAGAATCTTCTGCGCGATGCCGTGATGATTGGCGTCGTGTTCGCATCTCTTGCCGTCACCTCGAAGGAAGACCACGACGCGAACGGCTTTTCCTGGGGCCCCATGATCGAAGTGGCAAAACTGTTCGCCGGCATCTTCATCACCATCATTCCCGTGCTCGCGATCCTCAACGCCGGCAAATCCGGCGCGTTTGCCTCCGTCGTGAACATGGTCACCAACGCCGACGGCACGCCCAACAATGCCGCCTATTTCTGGTTGAGCGGGTTGCTCTCATCCTTTCTCGACAATGCGCCGACCTATCTGGTCTTCTTCGAGCTTGCCGGGGGCGACGCCAAGCATCTGATGACGAATGGCGCCGTGACCCTTGCCGCGATATCCGCAGGTGCGGTGTTCATGGGCGCAAACTCTTACATCGGCAATGCCCCCAACTTCATGGTCTACGCGATTGCGCGGTCGGGTGGCGTCGCAATGCCCGGCTTCTTCGGATACATGGCCTGGACCTCCGTCCTGCTGCTTCCTGTATTCGCGCTGGTCACGCTCGTTTTCTTCAGGTGA
- a CDS encoding NAD(P)-dependent oxidoreductase produces the protein MAKVAFLGLGVMGFPMAGHLVKKGGHEVTVYNRTAAKAKEWADKFGGKTAPTPKAAAEGQDFVMCCVGNDNDLRAVTIGPDGAFAGMKKGATFVDHTTASAEVARELDAAATKAGFKFVDAPVSGGQAGAENGVLTVMCGGSQDAYSGAEPIITGAYARMCKLLGPAGSGQLTKMVNQICIAGLVQGLSEGIHFAKKSGLDVAAVIETISKGAAQSWQMENRYKTMNEGKYDFGFAVEWMRKDLSISLAEARRNGASLPVTALVDQFYAEVEKMGGKRWDTSSLLARLQR, from the coding sequence ATGGCTAAAGTCGCTTTCCTCGGTCTTGGCGTGATGGGCTTCCCCATGGCCGGACACCTCGTGAAAAAAGGGGGCCATGAGGTCACCGTGTATAACCGGACCGCGGCCAAGGCGAAGGAATGGGCGGACAAGTTCGGCGGCAAGACCGCGCCGACCCCGAAGGCCGCCGCCGAGGGGCAGGATTTCGTGATGTGCTGCGTCGGCAACGACAACGATCTGCGCGCGGTCACGATCGGCCCTGACGGCGCCTTCGCCGGCATGAAGAAGGGGGCGACCTTCGTCGACCACACCACCGCCTCTGCCGAGGTCGCACGTGAGCTGGATGCGGCCGCGACCAAGGCCGGTTTCAAATTCGTCGACGCCCCCGTCTCCGGCGGTCAGGCCGGCGCCGAGAACGGCGTTCTGACGGTGATGTGCGGCGGCTCGCAGGATGCCTATTCCGGCGCCGAGCCGATCATCACCGGCGCTTATGCGCGGATGTGCAAGCTGCTCGGGCCCGCCGGAAGCGGCCAGCTGACCAAGATGGTCAACCAGATCTGCATCGCCGGTCTGGTGCAGGGCCTGTCCGAGGGCATCCACTTCGCCAAGAAGAGCGGGCTCGACGTCGCCGCAGTGATCGAGACCATCTCGAAAGGGGCTGCGCAGTCCTGGCAGATGGAAAATCGCTACAAGACGATGAACGAGGGCAAATACGATTTCGGCTTCGCCGTCGAATGGATGCGCAAGGACCTCTCGATCTCGCTGGCAGAAGCCCGCCGCAACGGCGCCAGTCTCCCTGTCACAGCGCTGGTCGACCAGTTCTATGCCGAGGTCGAGAAAATGGGCGGCAAGCGCTGGGATACGTCGAGCCTGCTCGCACGCCTGCAACGCTGA
- a CDS encoding VOC family protein — MGGVSVGVLDHFNIRTRNLAETVRFYEDVLGLEKGARPNFAFPGAWMYSEGRPVVHLVDISPTAEPQKPDSGVVHHVAFVSRGFDGMKQRLASKGVKFESRQVPGGDLWQIFVHDPNGVMIELNYEAAREQGAAPAEKADDIGRQ; from the coding sequence ATGGGCGGCGTGAGCGTGGGCGTCCTCGATCATTTCAACATCCGGACCCGGAATCTGGCCGAGACCGTCCGCTTCTATGAAGACGTGCTGGGCCTGGAAAAAGGCGCACGGCCGAATTTCGCCTTCCCGGGCGCCTGGATGTACAGCGAGGGCAGGCCGGTGGTGCACCTCGTCGACATTTCTCCGACCGCCGAGCCACAAAAGCCGGATTCCGGCGTTGTCCACCATGTCGCCTTCGTCAGCCGCGGCTTTGACGGCATGAAACAGCGGCTGGCGTCAAAGGGAGTGAAGTTCGAGTCCCGCCAGGTGCCCGGCGGCGATCTCTGGCAGATCTTCGTCCACGATCCCAACGGGGTCATGATCGAGCTGAACTACGAGGCCGCCCGGGAGCAGGGGGCGGCGCCTGCCGAAAAGGCTGACGATATCGGCAGGCAGTAG
- a CDS encoding Mrp/NBP35 family ATP-binding protein, whose product MSVTQQQVLDSLKGVQSPRGVALPHANVLSAISASEGKVFFSINVDAAEARAWESVRAEAEAAVRSIPGVTTVMVALTAERKPGSAPPPPPQPSRGTPGVQPAHAHKPPQGGGSPMARQSEILGVAAVIAVASGKGGVGKSTTALNLALGLRDLGLKVGLLDADIYGPSVPRLTGLRDKPELNDARKMIPLRRFGLAIMSIGFLVEEETAMIWRGPMVMSAVTQMLRDVEWGKLDVLVVDMPPGTGDAQLTLAQNVPLKGAVIVSTPQDLSLIDARRGLAMFKKVNVPVLGIVENMSYFQCPHCGTRSDIFGHGGARHEAEKLGVPFLGEIPLHMAIRATSDAGNPVVDSEPDGPHAAIYRAIAGQVRDQLKGVIAAA is encoded by the coding sequence TTGAGCGTGACGCAGCAACAGGTTCTCGACAGCCTCAAGGGGGTCCAGTCGCCCCGCGGGGTCGCGCTCCCCCATGCCAATGTGCTGAGCGCGATCAGCGCCTCCGAGGGCAAGGTGTTCTTCTCGATCAATGTCGACGCCGCCGAGGCAAGGGCCTGGGAATCCGTCCGGGCCGAAGCGGAAGCCGCCGTGCGCAGCATTCCAGGCGTCACCACCGTCATGGTGGCCCTGACCGCCGAGCGCAAGCCGGGCTCCGCGCCGCCGCCACCCCCGCAGCCGAGCCGCGGCACGCCCGGCGTGCAGCCGGCCCATGCCCACAAGCCGCCGCAGGGCGGTGGGTCGCCGATGGCGCGGCAATCGGAGATTCTCGGCGTTGCCGCCGTGATTGCGGTCGCCTCCGGCAAGGGCGGCGTCGGCAAGTCGACCACCGCGCTCAACCTGGCGCTCGGCCTGCGCGACCTCGGCCTCAAGGTCGGGCTGCTCGATGCCGACATCTATGGCCCCTCGGTGCCGCGCCTGACGGGCCTGCGCGACAAGCCGGAGCTGAACGACGCGCGCAAGATGATTCCGCTGCGGCGTTTCGGCCTCGCCATCATGTCGATCGGCTTCCTGGTCGAGGAGGAGACCGCGATGATCTGGCGCGGCCCGATGGTGATGTCGGCGGTGACGCAGATGCTGCGCGACGTCGAATGGGGCAAGCTCGACGTGCTGGTCGTCGACATGCCGCCGGGCACCGGCGATGCCCAGCTCACGCTGGCGCAGAACGTGCCGCTCAAGGGTGCCGTGATCGTCTCGACCCCGCAGGACCTGTCCCTGATCGACGCGCGGCGGGGACTGGCCATGTTCAAGAAGGTCAACGTGCCCGTGCTCGGGATTGTGGAGAACATGAGCTACTTCCAATGTCCGCATTGCGGCACGCGATCGGACATTTTCGGCCATGGCGGCGCCCGGCATGAGGCCGAGAAGCTGGGGGTGCCATTCCTGGGCGAGATCCCCCTGCACATGGCGATTCGCGCCACCTCGGACGCCGGCAATCCCGTCGTCGACAGCGAGCCGGACGGCCCTCATGCGGCGATCTACCGCGCCATTGCCGGCCAGGTCCGGGACCAGCTCAAGGGCGTCATTGCCGCGGCCTGA